In Streptomyces thermolilacinus SPC6, a single genomic region encodes these proteins:
- a CDS encoding ABC transporter substrate-binding protein, whose protein sequence is MRTTSSTPDLPGRRRRRALAATALMACAALIAGCGDGGDDDSAADGGGKITLRIGTFGSFGYDNENGAKLYAEYEKLNPHIKIVESNVADGQKYWDTLKLRLSRNSGLADIQAVEVGYIAEATGPTLGSKWVDLSKTGGADLGAFLDWKVKQATTADGKVIGLGTDIGPMAICYNKDLFAKAKLPTDREQVARLWAGDWAKFVATGKTYQRNAPAGTAFHDSASGLFNAVLSSQPQQYANDKGELDWENSPGVKTAWNLAVEAAQGGMTAKLRQFDEKGTWNAGFKNSRFATVACPSWMTGIIKDQAGPANQGKWDIAAPPVAGNWGGSFLAVPKAGKHAEEAAKLAAWLTAPEQHAKVFGVNGNIPSTKDTLDSPAVQNAKIPYFGDTPVGKIYSSAAAGITPAPVSRWDGQVKTFLTDNGILDVEQRGTAPDAAWATVKKLIDDKIAK, encoded by the coding sequence ATGCGCACTACCAGCAGCACCCCCGACCTGCCCGGCAGACGCCGCCGCCGCGCGCTCGCGGCGACCGCCCTCATGGCCTGCGCGGCCCTGATCGCCGGGTGCGGCGACGGCGGGGACGACGACTCCGCCGCGGACGGCGGCGGGAAGATCACCCTGCGGATCGGCACCTTCGGTTCGTTCGGCTACGACAACGAGAACGGCGCCAAGCTCTACGCCGAGTACGAGAAGCTGAACCCGCACATCAAGATCGTCGAGTCGAACGTCGCCGACGGCCAGAAGTACTGGGACACCCTCAAGCTGCGCCTCTCCCGCAACAGCGGCCTCGCCGACATCCAGGCCGTCGAGGTCGGCTACATCGCCGAGGCGACCGGCCCCACCCTCGGCAGCAAGTGGGTGGACCTGTCGAAGACCGGCGGCGCCGACCTGGGCGCCTTCCTCGACTGGAAGGTCAAGCAGGCCACCACCGCCGACGGCAAGGTCATCGGCCTCGGCACCGACATCGGCCCCATGGCCATCTGCTACAACAAGGACCTCTTCGCCAAGGCCAAACTGCCCACCGACCGCGAGCAGGTCGCCAGGCTGTGGGCGGGCGACTGGGCGAAGTTCGTCGCCACCGGCAAGACGTACCAGCGCAACGCGCCCGCCGGGACCGCCTTCCACGACTCCGCCAGCGGCCTGTTCAACGCCGTCCTGTCCAGCCAGCCCCAGCAGTACGCCAACGACAAGGGCGAACTCGACTGGGAGAACAGCCCCGGCGTCAAGACCGCCTGGAACCTCGCCGTGGAGGCCGCGCAGGGCGGGATGACCGCGAAGCTGCGCCAGTTCGACGAGAAGGGCACGTGGAACGCCGGCTTCAAGAACTCCCGGTTCGCCACCGTCGCCTGCCCGTCCTGGATGACCGGCATCATCAAGGACCAGGCCGGGCCCGCCAACCAGGGCAAGTGGGACATCGCCGCGCCGCCCGTCGCGGGCAACTGGGGCGGCTCCTTCCTCGCCGTACCGAAGGCCGGCAAGCACGCCGAGGAGGCCGCGAAGCTCGCCGCGTGGCTGACGGCGCCCGAGCAGCACGCCAAGGTCTTCGGCGTGAACGGCAACATCCCGTCCACCAAGGACACGCTGGACTCGCCCGCCGTCCAGAACGCGAAGATCCCGTACTTCGGGGACACGCCCGTCGGGAAGATCTACTCGTCGGCCGCGGCCGGGATCACCCCGGCGCCGGTCAGCCGGTGGGACGGGCAGGTCAAGACGTTCCTGACGGACAACGGGATCCTTGACGTGGAGCAGCGCGGGACGGCGCCGGACGCCGCCTGGGCGACGGTGAAGAAGCTGATCGACGACAAGATCGCCAAGTAA
- a CDS encoding LacI family DNA-binding transcriptional regulator yields the protein MAVNGRQGGRPTLEEVAARAGVGRGTVSRVINGSPRVSDRAKAAVSQAIAELGYVPNRAARALAGARTDAVALVIPETEARLFAEPYFLDIIRGVSAELGDADKQLLLTLIRSDQERQRFEQYLAAQRVDGVLLVSVHADDPLPDVVRGLDIPAVLNGRRSEEEPVAYVDSDNVGAGCSAVAHLAERGRRRIATITGPLDMYVARCRLDGYRQGLAAAGLAADEALVAAADFTEEGGRRAMRGLLERCPDLDAVFAASDVMAAGARVALREAGRRVPDDVALIGVDDSAVARHMDPPLTSVRQPIEEMGRVMARVLLQEIAGAEAEPRRLVLPTELVVRESA from the coding sequence ATGGCGGTGAACGGACGGCAGGGCGGCAGGCCCACCCTGGAGGAGGTCGCGGCCCGGGCCGGCGTCGGCAGGGGCACGGTGTCCCGCGTGATCAACGGTTCGCCCCGCGTCAGCGACCGTGCGAAGGCGGCGGTCTCCCAGGCGATCGCCGAGCTCGGCTACGTGCCGAACCGCGCCGCCCGCGCGCTGGCGGGGGCCCGTACGGACGCGGTGGCCCTGGTGATCCCGGAGACGGAGGCGCGGCTGTTCGCGGAGCCGTACTTCCTCGACATCATCCGCGGTGTGAGCGCCGAACTGGGCGACGCGGACAAGCAGTTGCTGCTCACGCTGATCCGGTCCGACCAGGAGCGGCAGCGCTTCGAGCAGTACCTGGCGGCGCAGCGCGTGGACGGGGTGCTGCTCGTGTCGGTGCACGCGGACGACCCGCTGCCGGACGTGGTGCGGGGCCTGGACATCCCGGCCGTCCTCAACGGCCGCCGCTCGGAGGAGGAGCCGGTGGCGTACGTGGACTCCGACAACGTGGGCGCGGGCTGCTCGGCGGTGGCGCACCTGGCGGAGCGCGGCCGCCGCCGGATCGCCACGATCACGGGCCCGCTCGACATGTACGTGGCCCGCTGCCGCCTCGACGGCTACCGGCAGGGCCTGGCGGCGGCGGGGCTCGCGGCCGACGAAGCGCTGGTCGCCGCCGCCGACTTCACCGAGGAGGGCGGCCGCCGGGCCATGCGCGGGCTGCTGGAGCGGTGCCCGGACCTGGACGCGGTGTTCGCGGCGTCGGACGTGATGGCGGCGGGCGCCCGGGTGGCGCTGCGCGAGGCGGGGCGGCGCGTCCCGGACGACGTGGCGCTGATCGGCGTGGACGACTCGGCGGTGGCCCGCCACATGGACCCGCCGCTGACGAGCGTGCGCCAGCCGATCGAGGAGATGGGCCGCGTGATGGCCCGCGTACTGCTCCAGGAGATCGCCGGTGCGGAGGCGGAGCCGCGGCGGCTGGTGCTGCCGACGGAACTGGTCGTACGCGAATCGGCCTGA
- a CDS encoding bleomycin resistance protein has translation MGEQTVPILPCRDLRPVLDFYTALGFEVTFRQLSPNPYAVVRRGGVQLHFFAMRRYEPAESYSTCLVRTDDIDVLHREFRAGLKAAYGRIPARGLPRIGALRTASHGVRQFLMTDPGGNCVRVAQGLGGDQHHRPAPEGTFARALHHAALFADSREDPAAAARVIDRAFAAAEEEPTPVQALRLLVLRADAARRLGDERTAADCLTRARAVGLSGAEREEVYDALRRLGELLEE, from the coding sequence ATGGGAGAGCAGACCGTTCCGATCCTGCCGTGCCGGGACCTCCGTCCCGTCCTCGACTTCTACACCGCCCTCGGCTTCGAGGTGACCTTCCGGCAGCTGAGCCCCAACCCGTACGCCGTCGTGCGCCGGGGCGGCGTCCAGCTGCACTTCTTCGCCATGCGGCGCTACGAGCCCGCCGAGTCGTACAGCACCTGCCTCGTACGCACCGACGACATCGACGTGCTGCACCGGGAGTTCCGCGCCGGACTGAAGGCGGCGTACGGGCGGATACCCGCGCGGGGCCTGCCGCGCATCGGGGCGCTGCGCACCGCCTCGCACGGGGTGCGGCAGTTCCTGATGACCGACCCGGGGGGCAACTGCGTGCGCGTCGCGCAGGGCCTCGGCGGGGACCAGCACCACCGGCCCGCTCCGGAGGGCACGTTCGCCCGCGCGCTGCACCACGCCGCGCTGTTCGCCGACTCGCGGGAGGACCCGGCCGCCGCGGCTCGCGTCATCGACCGCGCGTTCGCGGCGGCGGAGGAGGAGCCCACGCCCGTACAGGCGCTGCGGCTGCTCGTGCTGCGCGCCGACGCGGCCCGGCGCCTCGGCGACGAACGCACCGCCGCCGACTGCCTCACGCGGGCGCGGGCCGTCGGGCTGAGCGGCGCCGAGCGGGAGGAGGTGTACGACGCCCTCCGGCGGCTGGGTGAGCTGCTGGAGGAGTGA
- a CDS encoding TetR/AcrR family transcriptional regulator yields the protein MPAPITEEQNRLDREALLDTAERFFYERGIQAVGMDEVRAASGLPLKRIYRMFAAKEDLVVAVLRRRDQRWRGELAARVEQVQDPRERVLAVFDWLAEWFGTPGFRGCAWVNVHGELGSSSQAVLAEVRAHKRAFHDQIAEWVAATGVPVAEPVFLLAEGAIVTAGISGDPAPARHARAAVAALLGAP from the coding sequence ATGCCGGCCCCGATCACCGAGGAGCAGAACCGCCTGGACCGCGAGGCGCTGCTCGACACGGCCGAGCGGTTCTTCTACGAGCGGGGCATCCAGGCCGTCGGGATGGACGAGGTGCGCGCGGCGTCCGGCCTGCCGCTGAAGCGGATCTACCGGATGTTCGCGGCGAAGGAGGACCTGGTGGTGGCGGTGCTCCGGCGGCGCGACCAGCGGTGGAGGGGCGAACTGGCCGCCCGCGTCGAGCAGGTCCAGGACCCGCGGGAGCGGGTGCTCGCGGTCTTCGACTGGCTCGCCGAGTGGTTCGGGACGCCCGGCTTCCGGGGGTGCGCCTGGGTCAACGTCCACGGGGAGCTCGGCTCCTCCTCCCAGGCGGTGCTGGCCGAGGTCCGCGCGCACAAGCGGGCGTTCCACGACCAGATCGCCGAGTGGGTCGCCGCCACGGGGGTGCCGGTGGCCGAACCGGTCTTCCTCCTCGCCGAGGGGGCGATCGTGACGGCGGGCATCAGCGGCGACCCGGCCCCGGCCCGCCACGCCCGCGCGGCCGTGGCGGCACTGCTCGGTGCGCCCTGA
- a CDS encoding nuclear transport factor 2 family protein, whose amino-acid sequence MPEDRPPYPPFDRESALRKVQAAEDAWNTRDPRRVALAYTPDSVWRNRDVFLQGREEIVAFLTRKWERERDYALRKSLWAFDGDRIAVRFQYEWRDADDQWWRSYGNELWEFDERGLMRRREASINDTAIAEADRRIHGPRRADEHGTDIPLR is encoded by the coding sequence GTGCCGGAAGATCGTCCGCCGTACCCGCCGTTCGACCGGGAGTCGGCCCTGCGGAAGGTCCAGGCCGCCGAGGACGCGTGGAACACCCGCGACCCGAGGCGCGTGGCGCTCGCCTACACACCGGACTCGGTGTGGCGGAACAGGGACGTGTTCCTCCAGGGCCGAGAGGAGATCGTCGCCTTCCTGACCCGCAAGTGGGAGCGGGAGCGGGACTACGCGCTCCGCAAGAGCCTGTGGGCGTTCGACGGCGACCGGATCGCCGTCCGCTTCCAGTACGAGTGGCGCGACGCGGACGACCAGTGGTGGCGCAGCTACGGCAACGAGCTGTGGGAGTTCGACGAGCGCGGCCTCATGCGGCGCCGCGAGGCGAGCATCAACGACACCGCCATCGCCGAGGCCGACCGGCGCATCCACGGCCCCCGGCGCGCGGACGAGCACGGGACCGACATCCCGCTCCGGTAG
- a CDS encoding IS5 family transposase (programmed frameshift) produces MSLTDVQWPRIEPLLPDGTQRRGGRWRDHRQVIEAIAWKYRTGSPWEDMPSESGSWKGVYTRLRKWALDGAWERVFTALLAQADADGDLGWVVAVDSTVVRAHQHAAGARKKGALAGEPEDHALGRSRGGLTTKVHLAADDRCRPPAFVLTPGQAGDAPAFERVMATIRVPRPLGRPRVRPAMVLADKAYSPRAIRDHLRRRGIRAVIHQSSGPMASRKRRGRHGGRPPGFDKAADRQPNTVERCMNKAQEWRGLATRYDKTATIYQAGLHLAGILIRAAR; encoded by the exons ATGTCGTTGACTGATGTGCAGTGGCCGCGGATCGAGCCGCTGCTTCCGGACGGGACTCAGCGACGTGGCGGGCGGTGGCGTGATCACCGGCAGGTGATCGAGGCGATCGCCTGGAAGTACCGGACGGGCTCGCCCTGGGAGGACATGCCCTCCGAGTCCGGTTCGTGGAAGGGCGTCTACACCCGCTTGCGGAAGTGGGCGCTCGACGGCGCCTGGGAGCGGGTGTTCACCGCTCTGCTCGCCCAAGCGGACGCCGACGGGGATCTCGGTTGGGTCGTCGCGGTCGACTCAACTGTCGTCCGCGCCCATCAGCACGCTGCCGGCGCCCGTAAGA AAGGGGCTCTGGCCGGCGAGCCAGAAGACCATGCCCTCGGCCGTTCCCGTGGCGGACTGACCACCAAGGTCCACTTGGCGGCGGACGACCGCTGTCGGCCTCCCGCTTTCGTGCTGACCCCCGGACAGGCAGGTGACGCACCCGCATTTGAACGGGTCATGGCCACAATCCGGGTGCCTCGCCCACTCGGGCGGCCTCGGGTGAGACCGGCCATGGTCCTGGCGGACAAAGCCTATTCCCCCCGCGCGATCCGTGATCACCTCCGCAGACGCGGCATCCGGGCCGTCATCCACCAGTCCTCCGGCCCGATGGCCAGCCGAAAGCGTCGAGGCCGCCACGGCGGAAGGCCGCCGGGCTTCGACAAGGCTGCCGACAGGCAGCCGAACACCGTGGAACGGTGCATGAACAAAGCTCAAGAGTGGCGCGGCCTTGCCACCCGATACGACAAGACCGCGACCATCTACCAGGCCGGCCTGCACCTCGCGGGCATCCTCATCCGGGCCGCGCGGTGA
- a CDS encoding VOC family protein, with amino-acid sequence MTADLNHTVVHASDKQASAEFLAGVLGLEVGAPFGPFIPVDTGNGVTLDFYAAEGPVASQHYAFLVPDEEFDTMIDRLQAAGVTYYADPHHTEPGRINRLFGGRGAYFDDPDGHNMEIITRPYARPA; translated from the coding sequence TTGACCGCTGATCTCAACCACACCGTCGTCCACGCCTCCGACAAGCAGGCGTCCGCCGAGTTCCTCGCCGGAGTCCTCGGGCTGGAGGTGGGCGCGCCGTTCGGGCCGTTCATCCCCGTGGACACGGGCAACGGCGTGACGCTGGACTTCTACGCCGCCGAAGGTCCCGTCGCGTCGCAGCACTACGCGTTCCTCGTGCCGGACGAGGAGTTCGACACGATGATCGACCGGCTGCAGGCGGCGGGCGTGACGTACTACGCCGACCCGCACCACACCGAGCCCGGCCGGATCAACCGCCTCTTCGGCGGCCGGGGCGCGTACTTCGACGACCCCGACGGGCACAACATGGAGATCATCACGCGCCCGTACGCGCGTCCCGCCTAG
- a CDS encoding glycoside hydrolase family 6 protein codes for MSRTSTTSVTHTTPQPPPRRRRTAVLAACTLIATAGATATALSSPAGAAAPGCKVDYAVTSQWSNGFGANVTVTNTGDPVGNWTLEWSFGGDQKVTQHWNAGITQSGAAVTAKNVSWNGSLATGASATFGFNASYSGTNAVPATFKLNGVVCNGATGPTDPPPTDPPPVGDRVDNPYAGAKVYVNPEWSAKAAAEPGGTKVSNQPTGVWLDRIAAINGVNGGMGLRDHLDEALRQKGNGELAIQLVIYNLPGRDCAALASNGELGPTEIDRYKTEYIDPIAQILADPKYAGLRIVTTVEIDSLPNLVTNVTPRPTATPNCDVMKANGNYVKGVGYALAKLGAVKNVYNYVDAGHHGWLGWDDNFGASAQIFKQAATAEGSTVANVHGFIVNTANYSALKEDHFTVNDTVNGQSVRTSKWIDWNRYTDELSYAQAMRNELVRIGFDPKLGMLIDTSRNGWGGTARPSGPGATTSVDAYVDGGRYDRRIHLGNWCNQAGAGLGERPRANPEPGIDAYVWMKPPGESDGSSKPIPNTEGKGFDRMCDPTYPGNPRNNNNMSGALPDAPISGHWFSAQFQELLKNAHPAL; via the coding sequence ATGAGCCGCACCAGCACCACTTCCGTCACCCACACCACCCCCCAACCCCCTCCGCGCCGCCGCAGGACGGCCGTGCTCGCCGCCTGCACCCTGATCGCCACCGCCGGGGCCACCGCGACCGCCCTGTCCTCCCCCGCCGGGGCCGCCGCCCCGGGCTGCAAGGTGGACTACGCGGTCACCAGCCAGTGGAGCAACGGCTTCGGCGCGAACGTCACCGTCACCAACACCGGCGACCCGGTCGGCAACTGGACGCTGGAGTGGTCGTTCGGCGGCGACCAGAAGGTCACGCAGCACTGGAACGCCGGGATCACCCAGTCCGGCGCGGCCGTCACCGCGAAGAACGTGTCGTGGAACGGCTCGCTCGCGACCGGCGCGTCGGCGACGTTCGGGTTCAACGCCTCGTACAGCGGGACCAACGCCGTCCCGGCCACGTTCAAGCTGAACGGCGTCGTCTGCAACGGCGCGACCGGGCCGACGGACCCGCCGCCCACCGACCCGCCGCCGGTCGGCGACCGCGTGGACAACCCGTACGCGGGCGCCAAGGTGTACGTGAACCCCGAGTGGTCCGCGAAGGCCGCCGCCGAGCCGGGTGGCACGAAGGTCTCCAACCAGCCCACGGGTGTCTGGCTGGACCGGATCGCCGCCATCAACGGCGTCAACGGCGGCATGGGCCTGCGCGACCACCTGGACGAGGCGCTGCGCCAGAAGGGCAACGGCGAACTCGCGATCCAGCTGGTCATCTACAACCTGCCGGGCCGCGACTGCGCCGCCCTCGCCTCCAACGGCGAGCTGGGCCCGACGGAGATCGACCGCTACAAGACGGAGTACATCGACCCGATCGCGCAGATCCTCGCCGACCCGAAGTACGCGGGCCTGCGGATCGTCACCACCGTCGAGATCGACAGCCTCCCGAACCTGGTCACGAACGTCACCCCGCGCCCGACCGCCACGCCGAACTGCGACGTCATGAAGGCGAACGGCAACTACGTCAAGGGCGTCGGGTACGCGCTGGCCAAGCTCGGCGCCGTCAAGAACGTCTACAACTACGTGGACGCCGGGCACCACGGCTGGCTGGGCTGGGACGACAACTTCGGCGCCTCCGCCCAGATCTTCAAGCAGGCGGCGACGGCCGAGGGCTCCACGGTCGCCAACGTCCACGGCTTCATCGTCAACACGGCCAACTACAGCGCCCTGAAGGAGGACCACTTCACCGTCAACGACACGGTCAACGGCCAGTCGGTGCGCACCTCCAAGTGGATCGACTGGAACCGGTACACGGACGAGCTGTCGTACGCGCAGGCCATGCGCAACGAGCTGGTGCGCATCGGCTTCGACCCGAAGCTCGGCATGCTCATCGACACGTCCCGCAACGGCTGGGGCGGCACGGCCCGGCCCAGCGGCCCGGGCGCGACGACGAGCGTCGACGCGTACGTGGACGGCGGCCGCTACGACCGTCGCATCCACCTCGGCAACTGGTGCAACCAGGCCGGCGCGGGTCTCGGCGAGCGGCCCCGGGCCAACCCGGAGCCGGGCATCGACGCGTACGTGTGGATGAAGCCCCCGGGCGAGTCCGACGGGTCGAGCAAGCCCATCCCGAACACCGAGGGCAAGGGCTTCGACCGGATGTGCGACCCGACGTACCCGGGCAACCCGCGGAACAACAACAACATGTCGGGCGCCCTGCCGGACGCGCCCATCTCGGGCCACTGGTTCTCGGCCCAGTTCCAGGAGCTGCTGAAGAACGCCCACCCGGCGCTCTGA
- a CDS encoding glycoside hydrolase family 48 protein, with product MSPGPRTRHRGRLTTALAAVLALPLGMTAAAESPAEARAAAAVQCGVDYKTNDWGSGYTAELTLTNRGTEPIDGWTLRYDQTGNQQLTNGWNGTWTQSGKTVTVTNTGWNRTVAAGQAVTTGAQFTYSGANAAPTTFTVNGTVCGAAHQPPIAVLTSPAPGATYTAGDPVPLAATAAAADGATIGKVEFYDDTTLLGTDTTSPYTFTAQGLAPGTHSLYAKAYDSRGAAAESAPVGITVAAGPALVATPAQLPVRQGQSATFDVKLSTRPAANVTATVARTSGTTALTAAPGTLTFTPANWNTAQKVTVTAAASGTGSAVFAVTAPGHTKAEVTATQLDGDSTYDARFLAMHAKITDPANGYFSPEGIPYHSVETLIVEAPDHGHETTSEAYSYLIWLQAMYGKVTGDWSKFNGAWDTMEKYMIPTHADQPTNDKYNASKPATYAPEHDLPSQYPARLDGGVPTGSDPIAGELKAAYGTDDVYGMHWLQDVDNVYGFGNEPGKCSAGPSATGPSYINTFQRGPQESVWETVTHPTCDNFTYGGPNGYLDLFTGDASYAKQWKFTNAPDADARAVQAAYWADIWAKGQGKGSAVSGVVAKAAKMGDYLRYSFFDKYFKKAGNCVGATTCPAGTGKDSAHYLMSWYYAWGGATDTSAGWAWRIGSSHAHSGYQNPLAAYALSEYAPLKPKSPTGAQDWAKSLDRQVEFYRWLQSADGAIAGGATNSWQGRYATPPAGTPTFYGLFYDEKPVYHDPPSNQWFGFQAWSMERVAEYYHQSGDALAKSVLDKWVDWALSETTVNPDGTFRFPSTLQWSGKPDTWNPASPGANAGLRVTVADYTNDVGVAAAYAKTLTYYAAKSGDADAKRVAKALLDGMWQHHQDPLGIAVPETRADYNRFDDPVHVPSGWTGVMPNGDRIDSTSTFASIRSFYQDDPAWSKVEAYLKGGAAPVFTYHRFWAQADIALAMGSYAELLE from the coding sequence ATGTCGCCAGGACCACGTACGCGTCACCGGGGCCGGCTGACCACCGCCCTGGCCGCGGTCCTCGCCCTTCCCCTGGGCATGACCGCGGCCGCCGAATCCCCCGCCGAGGCACGCGCCGCAGCGGCCGTGCAGTGCGGCGTCGACTACAAGACCAACGACTGGGGGTCCGGCTACACCGCCGAGCTGACCCTCACCAACCGGGGCACCGAGCCCATCGACGGCTGGACCCTCCGCTACGACCAGACCGGCAACCAGCAGCTGACCAACGGCTGGAACGGCACCTGGACCCAGTCCGGCAAGACCGTCACCGTCACCAACACGGGCTGGAACCGGACCGTCGCCGCGGGCCAGGCGGTCACCACCGGCGCCCAGTTCACCTACAGCGGCGCCAACGCCGCACCCACCACCTTCACCGTCAACGGCACCGTCTGCGGGGCCGCCCACCAGCCGCCCATCGCCGTGCTGACCAGCCCCGCGCCCGGCGCCACCTACACCGCCGGGGACCCGGTCCCGCTGGCCGCCACCGCCGCGGCCGCCGACGGGGCCACCATCGGCAAGGTCGAGTTCTACGACGACACGACCCTGCTCGGCACCGACACGACGTCGCCGTACACCTTCACCGCCCAGGGCCTCGCCCCCGGCACCCACTCGCTCTACGCGAAGGCGTACGACAGCCGGGGTGCCGCCGCCGAATCGGCGCCCGTCGGCATCACCGTCGCCGCGGGCCCGGCCCTCGTGGCGACCCCGGCCCAGCTCCCCGTACGGCAGGGGCAGTCGGCCACCTTCGACGTGAAGCTCTCCACCCGCCCGGCCGCGAACGTCACGGCCACCGTCGCCCGCACCTCGGGCACCACGGCCCTCACCGCCGCCCCCGGGACGCTCACCTTCACGCCGGCCAACTGGAACACCGCCCAGAAGGTGACCGTCACCGCCGCCGCGTCCGGCACCGGATCGGCGGTCTTCGCCGTGACCGCCCCCGGCCACACGAAGGCGGAGGTCACCGCCACCCAGCTGGACGGCGACTCCACGTACGACGCGCGGTTCCTGGCCATGCACGCCAAGATCACCGACCCGGCGAACGGCTACTTCTCGCCCGAGGGCATCCCGTACCACTCCGTCGAGACGCTCATCGTCGAGGCGCCGGACCACGGACACGAGACGACGTCCGAGGCGTACAGCTACCTCATCTGGCTCCAGGCCATGTACGGCAAGGTCACCGGCGACTGGAGCAAGTTCAACGGCGCGTGGGACACCATGGAGAAGTACATGATCCCCACCCACGCGGACCAGCCGACCAACGACAAGTACAACGCCTCGAAGCCCGCCACCTACGCGCCGGAGCACGACCTGCCGTCGCAGTACCCGGCGCGCCTCGACGGCGGCGTCCCGACGGGTTCCGACCCGATCGCCGGTGAGCTGAAGGCCGCGTACGGCACCGACGACGTGTACGGCATGCACTGGCTCCAGGACGTGGACAACGTGTACGGCTTCGGCAACGAGCCCGGCAAGTGCTCCGCCGGTCCCTCGGCCACGGGACCGTCGTACATCAACACCTTCCAGCGCGGCCCGCAGGAGTCCGTCTGGGAGACCGTCACCCACCCGACCTGCGACAACTTCACCTACGGCGGGCCCAACGGCTACCTGGACCTGTTCACCGGTGACGCCTCCTACGCCAAGCAGTGGAAGTTCACCAACGCCCCCGACGCCGACGCCCGCGCCGTCCAGGCCGCCTACTGGGCCGACATCTGGGCCAAGGGGCAGGGCAAGGGCTCCGCGGTCTCCGGCGTCGTCGCCAAGGCCGCCAAGATGGGCGACTACCTGCGGTACTCGTTCTTCGACAAGTACTTCAAGAAGGCCGGGAACTGCGTCGGCGCCACCACCTGCCCCGCCGGGACCGGCAAGGACAGTGCCCACTACCTGATGTCCTGGTACTACGCCTGGGGCGGCGCCACCGACACCTCCGCGGGCTGGGCCTGGCGCATCGGCTCCAGCCACGCCCACAGCGGCTACCAGAACCCGCTCGCCGCGTACGCGCTCAGCGAGTACGCACCGCTGAAGCCCAAGTCGCCGACCGGCGCGCAGGACTGGGCGAAGAGCCTGGACCGGCAGGTCGAGTTCTACCGCTGGCTCCAGTCCGCCGACGGCGCCATCGCGGGCGGCGCCACCAACAGCTGGCAGGGCCGCTACGCCACGCCGCCGGCCGGGACGCCCACCTTCTACGGCCTCTTCTACGACGAGAAGCCCGTCTACCACGACCCGCCGTCCAACCAGTGGTTCGGCTTCCAGGCGTGGTCGATGGAGCGGGTCGCCGAGTACTACCACCAGAGCGGTGACGCCCTCGCCAAGAGCGTCCTCGACAAGTGGGTGGACTGGGCCCTGTCGGAGACCACCGTCAACCCGGACGGCACGTTCCGCTTCCCGTCCACCCTCCAGTGGTCGGGCAAGCCCGACACGTGGAACCCGGCGTCGCCGGGCGCCAACGCGGGCCTCCGCGTCACCGTCGCGGACTACACCAACGACGTCGGCGTGGCCGCCGCGTACGCCAAGACCCTGACGTACTACGCCGCCAAGTCCGGCGACGCGGACGCCAAGCGGGTCGCGAAGGCGCTCCTCGACGGCATGTGGCAGCACCACCAGGACCCGCTGGGCATCGCCGTCCCGGAGACCCGCGCCGACTACAACCGGTTCGACGACCCGGTGCACGTGCCGAGCGGCTGGACCGGCGTCATGCCGAACGGCGACCGGATCGACTCCACGTCCACGTTCGCCTCGATCCGCTCCTTCTACCAGGACGACCCCGCCTGGTCGAAGGTCGAGGCCTACCTGAAGGGCGGCGCCGCGCCGGTCTTCACGTACCACCGCTTCTGGGCGCAGGCGGACATCGCCCTCGCCATGGGTTCGTACGCGGAGCTTCTCGAATAG